The Xiphias gladius isolate SHS-SW01 ecotype Sanya breed wild chromosome 4, ASM1685928v1, whole genome shotgun sequence genome includes a window with the following:
- the ak9 gene encoding adenylate kinase 9: protein MDKGMPQSNARTDCFVDNLIEDEAGRENLLAKPTCFIIVGRPGVGKSTLAKKIAESWKCILIDDADLLNTHIKNKTTQGIKLLKTLSEGKSIPEDQVLQLILARLNSPDVEHYGYVLSCLPFMSEDCLKIHEQIELIKNLKLTPDFIINIKCADKDLAQRMSGLKQYPETGQLYNREQWKREEVHINKKENEDEEVEDEEEQATEEEVQKDIIDQLVWIPENLARNAFIRISMYKDTMLRPLEDYMTNHNPLYLLELDGNKTPEELHSCVMSRLGSMAIKRVSIPILLHQTDYEELPEDVDTEDLLRIMSSSRIVAPGFRWRRSRWGRNCPVALKEGQVMLGKPELSVGFQDKLYILSSQESYQKFVTNPRRYLLPPMPRPPCRVSIIGPPQAGKSTLCKLLAQHYNALVFDMEELVQPLLAKAEQERLDKMKAETTQLAIEKIKMKMEQGGGQNSVTEEHPEVKAMVLSTLEEAKQLSASPFGLYAQVLENRIKEIEEANTDAELRAGWVLDNFPMNFSQMDALQQGEILPDILFCLRDSGGNQVLKRLYEMNKENVDKAVRKRLQDKQSEKEKKALDQKEQESEMHSNLETVIEETDGQSDTTSPVHPDVVKISVAQAVTLPHHWELGYPDGPEMNDYKLQLQRFESEWEQMKSALNVAYSVLEIDGKSPEDLLQEMVLQMEKPFKYVPWELSSLDLHEEAEDIEALAELERAKEGSSDNDSAGDEDEQVDTTAKRLMGDTHHFCPVALKNHSVLWPCTDEIAAKYREKIYYFSTQEARNAFFQNPTQFIAKTEPLKPPALRVFLLGSRGSGKTSHGDWLAQQLGVFHIQFREQLQMLIMAKTKKGVPYADEVESSEESPEDLEALIKDARVGDGEEGTEDTFEDMNDMEEVVLTDEEMAIKAYLSDGDPLSPQILDMVIAPYWKQEPYMSTGFILEGFPHHPDEVQYVMQQQLFPDIVVIMAVDVTDVQKRLLPTYLEKWRERRNHHEARLNLLRDLRKKNQEENIFRRRAELTAEKGATKAKTKDEEDDEEEEAADNIEDEIEAILEEEFPLEEDNEDTETYETEEAATERLEREIEERFVTDENHLVTVTGLLSEQNIPSVSISASRKLRIVRHQLLQKMQPLLTNRESLFQKCQPIPYSLAQKLLLSSYKLHSAFGCWDPIKQYKERDLIQPLQWPLSTTYPLIFHQYIYFFASKENRNTFMLNPLKYLRQPRPSPSFPVKMAVLGPPKSGKTTVAQMFAQKYGLARLSIGCVVRMVLNTQEHTDLAVQMKKHLSQGLVVPDELVIQCLEVVLMSSVCSTRGYVLDGFPMTLKQTELMGSRSIIPMIVAELELDTVEVLKRGLVDKIKPNKPHLMHDSSEILHIRNSCYKQEMEQVRKHFQQQYQNWIRLDGLRSKWWIWNSIIKEVSISMTYIHHYLERTQSGRAACINRLCITPKELHYRLGEFGQYCPVCLALHHHLVDCSEIVALTHAAEHRGQYYKMCGEGHLERFLSTPDQFVTPGCPHTLPKPHLLPRKLTEIQVKNRFPQQVEMKGFCPITYLDGKQRYEALVRGKLEYAVEYRERIYIFETKQKQDKFLRTPETYWDQRLPSKVPPLCEPVPLTSLPTLGYLEQGVAVAVIKAMTAVGCLKPKYPFLSIQRSALLYVAFYLKAFNNKITDYTRQKYKKKLALFEENCALIPYLSSTMRGNYKPPSERPIDFEFKLNRFLALEDLPRANCVL from the exons ATGGATAAAGGAATGCCCCAAAGCAACG CTCGAACCGACTGTTTTGTGGACAACCTAATAGAGGACGAGGCTGGGAGGGAGAATCTTCTTGCCAAACCCACCTGCTTCATCATAGTTGGAAGACCG GGTGTTGGCAAATCCACCTTGGCCAAAAAAATTGCAGAGTCCTGGAAGTGTATCTTGATTGATG ATGCAGATctgctcaacacacacataaaaaataaaacaacgcAAGGCATAAAG CTCCTAAAAACTCTATCTGAGGGGAAGAGCATACCAGAAGATCAGGTGCTGCAGCTGATTCTTGCCAGGCTTAACTCACCGGATGTGGAGCACTATG GATACGTGCTGAGCTGCCTGCCATTCATGTCAGAGGACTGTCTGAAGATCCATGAGCAGATTGAACTGATCAAAAACCTCAAGCTAACACCTGATTTCATCATTAATATCAAG TGTGCAGACAAGGACCTGGCCCAGAGGATGTCAGGTCTGAAGCAGTACCCAGAGACAGGGCAGCTATACAACAGGGAGCAGTGGAAGCGTGAAGAGGTGCACATCAACAAGAAAGAGAACGAGGATGAGGAagtggaggatgaagaggagcag GCTACTGAAGAGGAAGTCCAAAAGGATATTATTGACCAGCTGGTGTGGATACCAGAGAATTTGGCCAGAAATGCTTTTATTAGAATCAGCATGTACAAAGATACCATGCTCAGACCACTGGAG GACTACATGACGAACCACAACCCACTCTACCTGTTGGAGTTGGATGGAAACAAGACACCTGAGGAGCTACACTCG tgtgtAATGTCCCGTCTTGGATCCATGGCAATAAAACGTGTCTCGATTCCCATCCTCCTCCACCAGACTGATTATGAAGAATTGCCAGAAGATGTTGACACG GAGGACCTACTGAGAATTATGTCCTCTTCCAGGATAGTGGCCCCTGGCTTTAGGTGGAGAAGAAGCCGCTGGGGCCGAAACTGTCCTGTTGCTCTAAAGGAGGGCCAGGTCATGCTTGGCAAGCCTGAATTATCTGTAGG CTTCCAGGACAAACTGTACATCCTCTCATCTCAGGAGTCCTACCAGAAGTTTGTCACAAACCCCAGACGGTACTTACTTCCTCCAATGCCCAGGCCACCTTGCAGGGTTTCCATCATTGGGCCCCCTCAGGCAGGGAAGAGCACCCTATGTAAGCTTCTAGCCCAGCACTACAACGCATTGGTGTTTGACATGGAGGAACTGGTGCAGCCACTTCTGGCCAAGGCTGAACAGGAGAGACTTGACAAAATGAAAGCGGAGACTACACAGCTCGCTATAGAGAAAATCAAGATGAAGATGGAGCAGGGTGGCGGACAGAATTCAG TGACAGAGGAGCATCCAGAGGTGAAAGCCATGGTGCTTAGTACACTGGAAGAAGCCAAACAACTGAGCGCATCTCCCTTTGGCCTGTATGCTCAGGTACTGGAGAACCGTATAAAAGAG ATTGAAGAGGCAAACACAGATGCAGAGCTCAGGGCTGGCTGGGTGCTTGACAACTTTCCCATGAACTTCTCCCAAATGGATGCCTTACAGCAAGGTGAAATCCTGCCAGACATCCTCTTTTGTCTGAGAGACAGTGGTGGAAATCAAG TTTTGAAGAGATTGTATGAGATGAACAAGGAGAACGTGGACAAAGCAGTAAGGAAGAGGCTGCAGGACAAACAGtctgaaaaggagaaaaaagccCT AGACCAGAAGGAGCAAGAATCAGAAATGCACTCAAATCTAGAGACGGTAATTGAGGAAACTGATGGT CAATCTGACACCACAAGCCCTGTACACCCTGACGTTGTCAAAA tctctgttgcTCAAGCTGTGACACTACCTCATCATTGGGAGTTGGGTTATCCTGACGGTCCAGAGATGAATGACTATAAACTGCAACTGCAACGGTTTGAATCCGAATGGGAGCAAATGAAGTCTGCTCTAAATGTTGCCTACTCAGTACTGGAGATTGATGGCAAAAGCCCTGAGGACTTGCTTCAAGAGATGGTCCTTCAAATGGAGA AGCCCTTCAAGTATGTGCCTTGGGAGCTGTCATCCTTGGACCTACACGAGGAGGCTGAGGATATCGAGGCCTTAGCAGAGCTGGAGAGGGCCAAGGAAGGCAGCAGTGACAATGACTCGGCAGGGGACGAGGATGAA CAGGTGGACACAACGGCCAAGAGATTAATGGGTGACACTCATCATTTCTGCCCTGTGGCCTTAAAAAACCATAGCGTCCTATGGCCCTGCACGGATGAAATTGCAGCCAAGTACCGTGAGAAGATCTACTACTTCTCCACCCAGGAAGCAAGAAATGCCTTCTTTCAAAACCCTACACAATTTATTGCAAAGACTGAGCCTCTCAAG CCCCCTGCCCTGCGGGTCTTTTTGCTTGGCAGCCGTGGGTCAGGCAAGACCTCTCATGGGGACTGGCTCGCCCAGCAGCTTGGCGTCTTCCATATTCAGTTCAGGGAGCAGCTGCAAATGCTCATCATGGCCAAGACAAAGAAGGGGGTGCCTTATGCTGATGAAGTAGAGTCTTCGGAGGAGTCTCCTGAGGACTTGGAGGCCCTGATAAAGGATGCCAGGGTGGGGGACGGAGAGGAGGGGACGGAGGATACCTTTGAGGACATGAATGACATGGAG GAAGTGGTGCTGACTGATGAGGAAATGGCCATCAAAGCCTACCTCTCTGATGGAGATCCACTGAGTCCACAGATCCTGGACATGGTTATCGCACCATACTGGAAACAAGAACCATACAT GTCCACAGGTTTTATTCTGGAGGGTTTCCCACATCATCCCGATGAGGTGCAGTACGTGATGCAGCAACAGCTTTTCCCTGACATTGTTGTCATCATGGCGGTGGATGTCACAGATGTTCAGAAACGTCTGTTGCCGACCTACCTGGAGAAGTGGCGTGAGCGTCGCAACCATCATGAAGCACGGCTGAACCTCCTTCGTGATCTGCGCAAGAAAAACCAG GAGGAGAACATTTTCAGGAGAAGGGCTGAACTCACGGCAGAGAAAGGTGCTACGAAAGCCAAAACAAAG gatgaagaagacgatgaagaggaagaagctgCAGATAATATAGAGGATGAGATAGAGGCCATTCTGGAGGAGGAGTTTCCTTTAGAAGAGGATAACGAAGACACTGAGACTTATGAGACAGAGGAAGCAGCCACTGAGAGACTGGAGAGGGAGATAGAAGAGCGTTTCGTGACAGATGAAAACCACCTCGTTACTGTAACG GGCCTGCTGAGTGAGCAAAACATACCCAGCGTCTCAATCAGTGCATCTCGCAAGCTCCGAATCGTGCGGCATCAGCTGCTCCAGAAAATGCAGCCTCTGCTGACTAACAGGGAGTCACtcttccaaaaatgtcaacccaTCCCATACAGCCTGGCacagaagctgctgctctcctcttACAAGCTCCACAGTGCCTTTGGCTGCTGGGATCCAATCAAG caatacaaagagagagacttAATCCAGCCTCTGCAGTGGCCTCTCAGTACCACATATCCCCTGATCTTCCATCAGTATATCTACTTCTTTGCATCTAAGGAGAACCGCAACACATTTATGCTCAACCCCTTGAAGTACCTTAGGCAGCCCAGGCCCTCCCCATCCTTCCCTGTCAAAATGGCTGTCCTTGGACCACCCAAATCTGGAAAAACTACTG TGGCACAGATGTTTGCCCAAAAATATGGCTTGGCGCGGCTGTCCATTGGCTGTGTTGTGCGTATGGTGCTTAACACTCAGGAGCACACTGATCTGGCTGTCCAGATGAAAAAGCATCTCTCCCAGGGCCTCGTTGTGCCTGATGAACTGGTTATTCAGTGTCTGGAGGTAGTGCTCATGAGCTCAGTCTGCAGCACACGAGG GTATGTATTGGATGGCTTTCCGATGACACTGAAGCAGACAGAGCTCATGGGCTCTCGGAGCATCATTCCCATGATAGTAGCTGAGCTTGAGCTGGACACAGTGGAGGTGCTGAAGAGAGGTCTTGTGGACAAGATAAAGCCCAACAA GCCTCACCTGATGCATGACAGCTCTGAGATCCTCCACATTCGTAACTCTTGTTACAAGCAGGAGATGGAGCAGGTGAGGAAACATTTCCAACAACAATATCAGAACTGGATTCGGCTCGATGGCTTAAGGAGCAAATGGTGGATCTGGAACAGCATTATAAAAGAAGTCAGTATCAGCATGACATATATCCACCACTACCTGGAGAGGACACAAAGTG GTCGAGCGGCCTGCATCAACAGACTGTGCATCACACCCAAGGAGCTGCACTATCGGCTTGGAGAGTTTGGCCAGTACTGCCCTGTCTGCCTGGCTCTACATCACCACCTGGTGGACTGCTCAGAAATTGTGGCCTTGACTCATGCAGCTGAGCACAGAGGACAGTATTACAAGATGTGTGGCGAAGGCCATCTAGAG AGGTTCCTGTCCACTCCAGATCAATTTGTGACTCCTGGCTGCCCACACACTCTCCCAAAACCCCACCTGCTGCCAAGAAAGCTAACTGAGATTCAGGTGAAGAACAGGTTTCCACAGCAAGTTGAAATGAAGGGCTTTTGCCCCATCACGTACCTGGATGGAAAGCAAAG GTATGAAGCCCTGGTTCGAGGAAAGTTGGAGTATGCTGTGGAATACAGAGAACGGATCTACATTTTTGAGACGAAGCAGAAACAGGACAAGTTTTTGAG GACTCCTGAAACCTACTGGGACCAGAGACTGCCCAGTAAAGTTCCTCCTCTTTGTGAGCCTGTACCCCTCACCTCCCTTCCAACATTGGGTTACCTGGAACAG GGTGTGGCAGTAGCAGTCATCAAGGCCATGACAGCTGTTGGGTGTCTTAAACCAAAGTATCCCTTCCTCAGTATACAAAGATCAGCACTCCTCTATGTGGCCTTCTATCTGAAAG CTTTCAACAACAAGATTACAGACTACACTCGCCAGAAGTACAAAAAGAAGCTGGCCTTGTTTGAAGAGAACTGTGCGCTCATTCCCTACCTGAGCTCAACAATGAGAGGGAACTACAAGCCTCCCAGTGAACGTCCCATTGACTTCGAGTTCAAGCTGAACAGGTTCCTGGCCTTGGAAGACTTACCAAGAGCCAACTGCGTACTGTAG